From a single Paramormyrops kingsleyae isolate MSU_618 chromosome 14, PKINGS_0.4, whole genome shotgun sequence genomic region:
- the mthfd1b gene encoding C-1-tetrahydrofolate synthase, cytoplasmic isoform X4, translated as MKKQFPSFRPGLVVLQVGDREDSNLYISMKLKAAAEIGINANHLRLPKTTTEDEVLRSIAEVNKNPDVHGLIVQLPLDSINRINTEKVTNAVAPEKDVDGLTSINAGKLARGDLGDCFIPCTPQGCMELIRQTGVPVVGKNAVVIGRSKIVGAPMYDLLLWNHATVTTCHSKTTDLAAEVSRADILVVGAGKAEMVKGEWVKKGAVVIDCGINYVPDSSKSSGKRMAGDVHYASAKDRAGFITPVPGGVGPMTVAMLMQNTVESAKRFLQTYRPGKWNISYNKLNLQNPVPSDIAISRSCPPKPIDQLAQEIGLLSDELEMYGKTKAKVQLSTIKRLQTQADGKYLVVTGITPTPLGEGKSTTTVGLVQALGAHLNLNVFACVRQPSQGPTFGIKGGAAGGGYSQVIPMEEFNLHLTGDIHAITAANNLVAAAIDARMFHEATQSDKALFNRLVPLNDGQRMFSPIQVNRLKRLGIDKTDPSTLTEEEVTRFVRLDINPDTVTWQRVMDTNDRFLRKITVGQSPTEKGFTRMTQFDISVASEIMAVLALTSDMADMRQRLAKMVVATSQSGEPITTEDLGVSGALTVLMRDAIKPNLMQTLEGNPVFVHAGPFANIAHGNSSILADKIALKLVGPEGFVVTEAGFGADIGMEKFFDIKCRYSGLRPHVVVLVATVRALKMHGGGPTVTAGVPLPKEYTEENLELLEKGCNNLRKQIENAKTFGVPVVVAVNTFKTDTDSELDLVCSLAKAAGAFDAVRCTHWAEGGAGAVALAKAVQRAAEAPSDFKFLYDVELPIIDKIRIIAQKIYGADDVELLPEAQHKVELYTKQGFGNLPICMAKTHLSLSHDPEKKGAPTGFVLPIRDIRASVGAGFLYPLVGTMSTMPGLPTRPCFYDIDLDPETEQVDGLF; from the exons ATGAAGAAGCAGTTTCCAAGCTTCCGTCCTGGTCTTGTAGTGCTACAG GTGGGGGACAGGGAGGATTCTAACCTGTACATCAGCATGAAGTTGAAGGCTGCTGCCGAG ATTGGAATCAACGCCAATCACTTGAGGCTGCCAAAAACTACTACTGAGGATGAG GTCCTGCGGAGCATTGCAGAAGTGAACAAGAACCCAGATGTGCATGGTCTCATCGTCCAGTTGCCTCTGGACTCCATCAACCGTATTAACACTGAAAAGGTCACCAACGCTGTGGCACCAGAGAAAGACGTGGATGG TTTGACCAGTATAAATGCGGGGAAGCTGGCCCGTGGGGATCTGGGTGACTGTTTCATCCCCTGCACCCCCCAGGGCTGCATGGAACTCATCAGGCAGACAG GTGTGCCAGTGGTAGGGAAGAATGCAGTGGTGATTGGACGCAGCAAGATTGTGGGGGCGCCCATGTATGACCTACTGCTGTGGAACCATGCCACTGTCACCACCTGTCACTCCAAGACCACTGATCTGGCAGCCGAG GTGAGCAGGGCAGACATCCTGGTCGTGGGAGCTGGCAAGGCAGAGATGGTGAAGGGGGAGTGGGTAAAAAAGGGTGCAGTGGTCATCGACTGTGGCATCAACTATGTGCCAG ATAGTAGCAAATCCAGTGGAAAACGGATGGCAGGAGATGTCCACTACGCCTCTGCCAAAGATAGAGCAGGGTTCATCACCCCGGTACCAGGAGGTGTGGGCCCCATGACTGTTGCAATGCTTATGCAG AACACAGTAGAGAGTGCCAAGCGCTTCCTACAGACATACCGGCCAGGGAAGTGGAACATCTCTTACAACAAACTCAACCTGCAGAATCCAGTGCCGAG TGACATTGCTATCTCTCGCTCCTGTCCACCTAAACCCATCGACCAACTCGCCCAGGAAATCGGTCTTCTCTCTGATGAGCTCGAGATGTATGGCAAGACCAAAGCCAAAGTGCAGCTGTCCACCATCAAGCGCCTGCAAACGCAGGCTGATGGGAAATACCTGGTGGTGACTGG GATCACACCCACCCCACTGGGTGAGGGGAAGAGCACCACCACTGTGGGGCTGGTCCAGGCACTGGGGGCGCACCTCAACCTAAATGTCTTTGCTTGTGTCCGCCAGCCCTCACAAGGTCCCACTTTTGGGATCAAAG gaggtgctgctggtggtggttaTTCCCAAGTCATCCCTATGGAAGAG TTCAACCTCCACCTCACTGGTGACATCCACGCCATCACAGCTGCTAATAACCTGGTGGCGGCCGCCATCGACGCTCGCATGTTCCATGAGGCCACACAGTCCGACAAG GCCCTGTTCAATCGGCTGGTTCCCCTGAACGATGGCCAGAGGATGTTCTCCCCCATCCAAGTCAACCGGCTGAAG AGGCTGGGAATTGACAAGACTGACCCTAGCACCCTGACAGAGGAAGAGGTGACCCGTTTTGTGAGACTGGACATCAACCCAGACACAGTTACCTGGCAAAGAG TGATGGACACCAATGATCGCTTCCTGAGAAAGATCACTGTTGGCCAGTCTCCCACAGAGAAGGGCTTCACCAGGATG ACCCAGTTTGACATCTCTGTGGCCAGTGAGATCATGGCTGTCCTCGCGTTGACCAGTGACATGGCGGACATGCGGCAGCGCCTGGCCAAGATGGTGGTGGCCACCAGTCAAAGTGGCGAGCCTATCACAACTGAGGACCTG GGTGTGAGCGGCGCTCTGACTGTATTGATGCGTGACGCTATCAAGCCCAATCTGATGCAGACATTGGAG GGGAACCCGGTGTTTGTACATGCTGGCCCTTTCGCCAACATCGCCCACGGCAACTCCTCCATCCTGGCTGATAAAATAGCATTGAAACTGGTGGGCCCAGAAGGATTTGTAG TGACTGAGGCAGGGTTTGGGGCTGATATCGGTATGGAGAAGTTCTTTGACATCAAGTGCCGGTATTCAGGCCTGCGACCGCACGTTGTGGTCCTGGTTGCCACAGTGCGGGCACTCAAAATGCATGGAGGTGGACCCACA GTCACTGCTGGTGTTCCCTTGCCGAAAGAATACACTGAAGAG AACCTGGAGTTGCTGGAAAAAGGCTGCAATAACCTGAGGAAGCAGATAGAGAATGCCAAAACCTTTGGGGTTCCTGTGGTGGTGGCCGTCAACACCTTCAA GACAGACACAGACTCTGAGCTGGATCTGGTCTGCAGCCTAGCCAAGGCAGCAGGGGCATTTGATGCAGTGCGCTGCACACATTGGGCTGAAGGGGGCGCTGGTGCAGTggccttggccaaggcagtGCAGAGGGCAGCGGAAGCACCTAGTGACTTCAAGTTTCTTTACGATGTTGAG CTGCCCATCATTGACAAGATCAGGATCATTGCACAGAAAATCTATGGTGCAGATGATGTTGAGCTACTTCCAGAAGCCCAGCACAAAGTGGAGCTGTACACCAAGCAG GGATTTGGAAATTTGCCCATATGCATGGCAAAGACCCACTTGTCACTGTCCCATGACCCAGAGAAGAAGGGGGCCCCCACTGGATTTGTGCTGCCCATCCGAGACATCCGAGCCAGTGTTGGAGCCGGTTTTCTTTACCCGTTAGTGGGCACG ATGAGCACTATGCCTGGGCTGCCCACCAGACCTTGTTTCTACGACATTGACCTGGATCCAGAGACTGAGCAAGTTGACGGCCTCTTCTGA